Proteins from a genomic interval of Streptomyces sp. NBC_01445:
- a CDS encoding phosphotransferase family protein produces the protein MTVGGCVVELSDRGDEREAKVLVAGAPTGTGLGALARWLGERGEQVTGPLAVRRIGLGQSNLTYRVDDADGHCWVVRRPPHGPLLPTAHDIGREHRIMAALAGTQVPVPAVVGLCDDDGVHHLVMEHVDGIVLDGLDVAKALPTRVRAGIGTSLTRTLAAIHAVNLETTGLHDLASHRPYAERQLKRWSRQWEQSRTRDQPALHRLTELLRRRVPERQSLVLVHGDLHVRNVICSPDTGAVRAALDWELSTLGDPMADLGTLLAYWPEPGEVPPDRPALGVTALDGFARRDELVDSYARSSGRDIGPELAFWHVLAVWKVAVIGEGVLRRALDEPRNAAEGGPPSTAYIDQMVDQAWALATHYGL, from the coding sequence ATGACCGTTGGAGGATGCGTGGTCGAGCTGTCCGATCGGGGGGACGAGCGCGAGGCGAAAGTCCTCGTCGCCGGGGCGCCGACGGGCACCGGCCTGGGCGCGCTCGCCCGATGGCTGGGGGAGCGGGGCGAGCAGGTCACCGGGCCGCTCGCCGTCCGGCGCATCGGCCTCGGCCAGAGCAACCTCACCTACCGCGTCGACGACGCCGACGGCCACTGCTGGGTGGTGCGCCGTCCCCCGCACGGCCCCCTGCTGCCCACCGCCCACGACATCGGGCGCGAACACCGCATCATGGCGGCCCTCGCCGGCACCCAGGTCCCCGTACCCGCCGTGGTCGGCCTGTGCGACGACGACGGCGTGCACCACCTGGTGATGGAGCACGTCGACGGGATCGTGCTCGACGGCCTGGACGTGGCCAAGGCTCTGCCCACCCGGGTACGGGCAGGCATAGGAACGTCGCTGACACGCACCCTCGCCGCCATCCACGCGGTGAACCTGGAGACGACGGGCCTGCACGACCTCGCGAGCCACCGGCCGTACGCCGAGCGGCAGTTGAAACGGTGGTCCCGGCAGTGGGAACAGAGCCGGACCCGCGACCAGCCCGCCCTCCACCGGCTCACCGAGCTGCTGCGCCGCCGCGTACCCGAGCGACAGAGCCTCGTCCTGGTCCACGGCGACCTGCACGTCCGCAACGTGATCTGCTCGCCGGACACCGGCGCCGTGCGCGCGGCGCTCGACTGGGAGCTGTCGACGCTCGGCGACCCCATGGCCGACCTGGGCACCCTGCTCGCCTACTGGCCCGAGCCCGGCGAAGTCCCGCCCGACCGCCCCGCCCTCGGCGTCACGGCGCTGGACGGCTTCGCCCGACGCGACGAACTCGTGGACAGCTACGCCCGGTCGAGCGGCCGTGACATCGGGCCGGAGCTCGCCTTCTGGCACGTACTCGCCGTGTGGAAGGTGGCGGTCATCGGCGAGGGCGTCCTGCGACGCGCTCTCGACGAGCCACGCAACGCCGCGGAGGGCGGCCCGCCCAGCACCGCCTACATCGACCAGATGGTCGACCAGGCCTGGGCACTGGCCACCCACTACGGCCTCTGA
- a CDS encoding SDR family oxidoreductase encodes MQINGKVAIVTGAAGGIGAAIAQRLLEHDAQGVLLTDLDAGRLDATVKQLAGSHGERVGGVAGNAASTADLERIVDAAESRFGPVDLYFANAGVGGGAGLDASEDEWSRALDVNVMAHVRAAKLLVPRWMERGAGYFFSTASAAGLLTQIGSATYSVSKHGAVAFAEWLSVTYGDSGVRVSCLCPQGVETELLMAGTRSDDPVERAAARAVLDSGELLRPLDVADRVMEAVGDERFLVLPHPQVLDFYRHKGSDYDRWLRGMRRYQASVK; translated from the coding sequence GTGCAGATCAACGGGAAAGTCGCGATCGTCACGGGAGCAGCGGGCGGCATCGGCGCCGCCATCGCGCAGCGGCTCCTCGAGCACGACGCCCAAGGCGTCCTGCTGACGGACCTCGACGCCGGCCGCCTCGACGCGACGGTCAAGCAGCTCGCCGGTTCGCACGGCGAGCGGGTCGGGGGAGTGGCGGGCAATGCCGCGTCGACGGCCGACCTGGAGCGGATCGTCGACGCGGCCGAGTCGCGGTTCGGACCGGTCGACCTGTACTTCGCCAACGCGGGTGTCGGCGGTGGCGCGGGGCTCGACGCGAGCGAGGACGAGTGGAGCCGCGCGCTCGACGTCAACGTGATGGCCCACGTGCGTGCCGCGAAGCTGCTGGTGCCACGCTGGATGGAGCGCGGAGCCGGCTACTTCTTCAGTACGGCGTCGGCTGCCGGGCTGCTCACACAGATCGGCTCCGCGACGTACTCCGTCAGCAAGCACGGCGCGGTGGCCTTTGCCGAATGGCTCTCGGTGACGTACGGGGACAGCGGGGTGCGGGTGAGCTGCCTGTGCCCGCAGGGTGTCGAGACCGAACTGCTCATGGCCGGCACCCGGTCGGACGATCCGGTCGAACGCGCCGCCGCCCGCGCCGTGTTGGACTCGGGGGAGCTGCTGCGGCCGCTCGATGTCGCCGACCGCGTGATGGAGGCGGTCGGGGACGAACGGTTCCTCGTCCTTCCGCACCCGCAGGTACTCGATTTCTACCGCCACAAGGGCAGCGACTACGACCGGTGGCTCCGCGGCATGCGGCGTTATCAGGCGTCTGTGAAGTGA
- a CDS encoding putative quinol monooxygenase, with translation MSYVVIATMIAKPGQEELVEKTLRAAAADVHAEPGCARWALHRKTGTTGHFVMVEKWQSKEALHTHGKGAALAGIGRALKDALEGPADVTVFDALLAGDAEKGAL, from the coding sequence ATGTCGTACGTCGTCATCGCCACCATGATCGCCAAGCCCGGTCAGGAGGAACTCGTCGAGAAGACACTGCGGGCGGCCGCGGCCGATGTGCACGCGGAGCCGGGGTGCGCCCGCTGGGCCCTGCACCGAAAGACCGGCACCACGGGCCACTTCGTCATGGTCGAGAAGTGGCAATCCAAGGAGGCGCTCCACACCCACGGCAAGGGCGCCGCGCTCGCCGGGATCGGACGCGCGCTGAAGGACGCGCTGGAGGGACCGGCGGATGTCACGGTCTTCGACGCGCTTTTGGCGGGAGACGCTGAGAAGGGCGCGCTGTAG
- a CDS encoding SCO6745 family protein: MTTTHAPAYARRTWQTVEPYHGAVYFSAEAHAAYAALGVESGPGYFASRAAALGPVAPEVVIATFYNFNPKVVRAALPAAWRTAPPEAFLAARLAGIDGTLRRILGAEVLASEETRRAAELSRRAAEAALPYLHGRPLFAAHAALPWPDEPHLVLWHAQTLLREFRGDGHVTALLDAGLSNVEALVTHAAAGPVGAETLRTTRSWSPDEWTEAVEGLRTRGWLAGGSDLAFTAEGEEWRSAVEEATDRLAAAPYTALGPDGCAELRDLVRPWSQSLAAELMPWAATRLKA, translated from the coding sequence GACGACGACACACGCACCTGCCTACGCCCGCCGGACCTGGCAGACGGTCGAGCCCTACCACGGCGCGGTCTACTTCTCGGCCGAGGCACATGCCGCCTACGCGGCTCTGGGGGTGGAGAGCGGGCCCGGATACTTCGCCTCCCGCGCGGCGGCCCTGGGCCCGGTCGCACCGGAAGTCGTGATCGCCACCTTCTACAACTTCAACCCGAAGGTCGTACGGGCCGCGCTGCCCGCCGCCTGGCGGACCGCTCCGCCCGAGGCGTTCCTCGCCGCACGGCTGGCCGGCATCGACGGGACGCTTCGCAGGATTCTCGGGGCGGAGGTTCTCGCGTCGGAGGAGACTCGGCGGGCCGCGGAGTTGTCCAGGCGCGCCGCGGAGGCCGCGCTGCCGTACCTGCACGGACGGCCCCTGTTCGCCGCGCACGCCGCGCTGCCCTGGCCCGACGAGCCGCACCTCGTGCTCTGGCATGCGCAGACGCTGCTGCGCGAATTCCGGGGAGACGGCCACGTGACGGCGCTCCTGGACGCCGGGCTCAGCAACGTCGAGGCGCTGGTCACCCATGCCGCGGCCGGGCCCGTGGGGGCCGAGACCCTTCGGACGACGCGCTCCTGGTCGCCGGACGAATGGACGGAGGCGGTGGAGGGACTGCGTACGCGGGGGTGGCTCGCCGGCGGCTCTGACCTGGCCTTCACCGCGGAAGGGGAGGAGTGGCGATCGGCGGTCGAGGAGGCCACCGACCGATTGGCCGCCGCGCCCTACACGGCCCTGGGACCGGACGGCTGCGCCGAGTTGCGCGACCTGGTGAGGCCCTGGAGCCAGTCCCTGGCAGCGGAGTTGATGCCGTGGGCGGCGACGCGTCTGAAGGCCTGA